The nucleotide sequence GTTCGTCGTTTCTTTACTGGTGCCATGTCTTATGGTTCTATTTCAATGGAATCTCACTCAACATTGGCTGTCGCTATGAACAGATTGGGTGGTAAGTCCAATACGGGTGAAGGTGGTGAGGATGCGGCTCGTTCTCAGATCAATGAAAGTGGTGATACTATGAGATCGGCCATTAAGCAAGTTGCATCAGGAAGATTTGGTGTTACATCTTATTACTTGGCTGATGCTGATGAGTTGCAAATTAAAATGGCACAAGGTGCCAAGCCAGGTGAAGGTGGTGAGTTACCAGGTCACAAAGTATCTGCCGAAATTGGTAAAACTAGACACTCCACCCCAGGAGTTGGTTTAATCTCTCCTCCACCACATCATGATATCTACTCCATCgaagatttgaaacaattgttgtatgACTTGAAGTGTTCTAATCCAAGGGCAAGAACTTCGGTTAAGTTGGTTTCAGAAGTTGgtgttggtattgttgcAGCTGGTGTTGCCAAGGCTGGTTcagaaaatattttgatttctgGAGGTGATGGTGGTACTGGTGCTGCTAAATTGACTTCAATCAAATATGCGGGTTTACCTTGGGAATTAGGTTTGGCCGAATCTCATCAAACATTggttttgaatgatttgagaGGAAGAGTTGTTTTGCAAACTGATGGTCAATTGAGAACGGGTAGAGATATTGCTATTGCATGTTTATTGGGTGCTGAGGAATGGGGATTTGCAACCACTCCATTGATTGCCATGGGTTGTATCTACATGAGAAAGTGTCACACTGGTGCTTGTCCAGTTGGTATTGCCACTCAAGATCCTGAATTGAGAAGAAAGTTTGAGGGTACTCCTGAACATgttatcaactttttctACTACATGGCAAATGACTTGAGACAGTTTATGGCTAGATTGGGTTTTAGAACTGTTGCTGAAATGGTTGGAAGAGcagaaaagttgaaagtCAGAGAGGATTTCAGAACCACCAAGAATGCCAACATTGATTTGTCACCAATTCTCACTCCTGCTCATACTATTAGACCAGGGGTTGCTACCCATTGTGTTAGAAAGCAAGACCATAAGTTGCACATCAGGGTTgacaacaaattgattgatgaatctGAATTGACCTTGGCTAAAGGATTGCCTGTTACTATTGATTGTGAAGTTGTCAACACTGATCGTTCTTTGGGTACTACTTTGTCATACAGAGTGTCTAAGACTTTTGGTGAACAAGGATTGCCCCATGATACTATTCATGTCAATGTTACTGGTTCTGCTGGTCAATCATTTGGCGCTTTCTTGGCTTCAGGTGTCACTTTAGAATTAGAGGGTGATGCTAATGACTACATTGGAAAAGGTTTATCAGGAGGTAGAGTCATTGTATACCCACCTCTCGAGTCAAAATTCAAAGCCGAAGACCAAATCATTGCTGGTAACACTGCCTTCTTTGGTGCCACTTCAGGTTCTGCATTCATTAGAGGTATTGCTGCGGAAAGATTTGCCGTTAGAAATTCAGGAGCTATTATTGTCACCGAAGGTACTGGTGACCATGGTTGTGAATATATGTCAGGTGGTAgagttgttgttcttggaTCTACTGGTAGAAACTTTGCTTCTGGTATGTGTGGTGGTATCGCTTATGTCTTGGATATGGCTCAAGATTTCTCAGATAAGGTTAACAAGGCTAACGTCGAGCTTTCATCAGTTACTGAAACCGATGAAATTGCATTTTTGAGAAACTTGGTTGAAGACCACCGTCATTACACAGGATCTGAAGTTGCTGATAGGATCTTGAATGATTTCAACAGATACTTGCCTAGATTCGTCAAGGTATTACCTTATGACTATAAAAAggttttggaaaaggaaaagaaacttGCCGAAGAAGCCAAGAAGAAGGAATTGACCAAGTTTATGAAGTCAATCAAGGAAGACCCTGAATCAGATGTTACCAATGGTGAAGCATACAAAATTAAGAAAGGACATGTTCATCGTCCATCTCATAAAGTCAATGAGCCAAAGGTtgctgatgttgaagataccatttttgatactgaatttgaaaagaaggcACCAgtcaaattggataaagTCAGGGGCTTCATGAAGTACAAGCGTAGAAACGAAAAGTACAGAGATGCCAAACTGAGAACCAAAGACTGGAATGAAATGACACTGAGATTGACAAAGGATGAATTGAAGTATGAAACTGCTAGGTGTATGGATTGTGGTGTTCCATTCTGTACTTCCGATACTGGTTGTCCAATCTCCAATGTTATTCCAAAATGGAATGAGTTGGTGTTCAATGACAGGTGGTATGATGCCTTGCAAAGGTTGATGATGACCAACAACTTCCCTGAATTCACAGGAAGAATTTGTCCAGCTCCATGTAATGGTGCTTGTGTTTTGGGTATCAACGAAGACCCAGTTAATATCAAATCAGTTGAATGTGCTATCATCGATTACGGGTTTGAGCAAGGCTGGATTAAACCACAACCACCAACACACAGAACAGGAAAGACCGTGGCTGTAATTGGATCAGGTCCTGCTGGTTTATCATGCGCTGaccaattgaacaaagcTGGTCATTTAGTCACTGTTTATGAAAGAAGCGACAGACCTGGTGGCTTGTTAATGTATGGTATTCCAAACATGAAATTGGACAAGGGAATTGTCAAGAGACGAACTGACTTGTTAGCCGCAGAGGGCATTCAGTTTGTTTGCAACACCACCATTGGTGAGGACATTACCGTACCGGAATTACAATCCAACTTTGATGCCGTTGTTTTCGCTGTTGGTTCAACCATTCCAAGAGACTTGAAGATTCCAGGAagagaattggaaaatatcaactttgcaatgcaattgttgcaCAAAAATACCAAAGCCTTATTGGAcgatgaattggatgaagttagaaaacaattggaagGTAAGcatgttgttgttattggtggtggtgatacTGGTAATGATTGTTTGGGTACATCTACTAGACATGGTGCTAAATCGGTCACCAACTTTGAATTGTTACCAAATCCACCTTCAGCAAGACCCAAGGACAACCCATGGCCACAGTGGCCAAGAATCTTCAGAGTCGATTATGGCCACACTGAAGTCTCTGCACATTATGGTAAAGACCCAAGAGAATATTCCATCTTGTCGAAAGAATTTGTTGGTGAGGATGGTAAAGTTAAGGGTATAAAGACTGTCAGAGTCGAGTGGAAACGTTCGGATCTGGGTGCATGGCAAATGGCTGAAGTTCCAGGCAGTGAAGAATTCTTCCCAGCTGatgttgtgttgttgtctATGGGTTTCATTGGTCCAGATGCAGATAATCTTGAAGttcaaaagacaaagagAGGTACCATCACTACTGTCAACCCCAACGTTTACAAAGTCGAGGACGATTCTAATTTGTTTGCCGCCGGTGATTGTAGAAGAGGTCAATCGTTGGTCGTTTGGGGAATCCAAGAAGGAAGACAATGTGGTAGAGAAGTGGATGAATACTTGATGGGTTCAACTAGATTGCCTGGTAATGGATCTATTGAACAAAGGAGCTACAAGTTGCTAGAGGAACTTGCTGAGAATATATAAGTTTATAATTTAATTTAAGATTGTTTTTGGAGTTGTTAATTTTGTGGTTTTCGTGGTTATTTATTTGGTGTCTGAAAATGATTGTAACATTTTCATTTAGCATCTGGTTGCCAAAATTGCAACATTTTGGGTATAAACAGATGGACTTTCAACAACGGCTTAGGACACCTtacaaagttgttgttgcattttgACAGGTTACCAAAAAAGAGTCAGAAACTTTTTATCCGCCATTGGTTCTCTCTTAAAACCACAAAGCTGAATAACCTATACGGATGTGCTATATGTATTTGTATTATCTATATGAAATGCAAAGTTAGTTTCTCTTACTTATTTTTCCCAAACCAAAACCCGTCATTACTGCttgaatcattttctttttccttggACGATTTCATAGGATAATCATCTCCACAATCACTATCATCACCATcggtttcaaaattgtaaaaaaaagGTCTTGCTGGTTTTGCATCGCCATCTTGCTTCTGTTCTTGtccatttgataaagttgagTAGAACTGTATCGAGTTCTTTCTAGGTTTCCTCGGTGGTGAATTAACAGAAGGTTTACCTTGTTTGTTCTTGAATGATAACGAAAGTGGTCTCACTCCAGTATTGCTcatctcttcttcatctgaaCCTGAGTCTGAACcttcatattcatcatctccACTATTTTCGTTACTGTTGTTGGCAGAGTCAGATTGCATGGTGAAACTTTGTGgtaattgattttgtgacttcttttgttgataagaCAAGAATAGTGGGTTATTGattctctttttgtttaatgatCGAGCCCGATTCAAAGTTTCGATTGGCGATGACCGgtttgctgctgctgctgctgccgCCACCGCTGCAGCACTAGGTGGTTCATGATGCTCCTTGATaatatccaattcatcaacacttTGATCACTGATTGAGTCAATTGACATGTCTGATTCATTGGACCTAACTCGGTTAATGACCTGAGGAAAGTAAGAGTCCTTGGTATGATGCGCCACAAATACTGATGAGTTTGGATTGGAACTTGACCTGCTTctattttgaagttgagaCGAAACATATTTTGGAAGGTCAGTGGTGGAATTCTCTGCTGATGATGTGGGGCGGTTGTACTGCTGTAAATTCACTTGTGAGTTGACTCTCGAGTTAAGTTTGTGAATGGGTATTTCTGAAGTGTTGGAATACCGAAGCTTGATCGGTTGTACTGATTCATTGCTCAAAATCTTGGATAAATCGATGACTGAGTTGGATTTTGTAGGCGCCGAATTGGGAGAAACATCGGGACTAACTCTTCTTGAAGGGGGATTAGTGATTGCAAACCCTTTTTTGAATGCTTCacaattcatcatcttttcCTTAAACTCAGACCTGATTTTAAAATGCTTCTGATCGGGTACCCAATCCTTTGCTGCTGGACAAAGGTAATTGTGTCTTGCTGGGGGTAGTCCATTAACGCTTCTTGACGCTGAGGTGGATTCAATCTTGAATGAAGCTCTTGGTTTATATTCATCTTTGATATCTGCCTCCTTTGGTTTATCAATAAGATCATcctttttgataaagtttgttttgtaatATACAATGTCCGTTTCTAAATTCAATGTAGTATCAACCCCTTCTCTTGCAATACCAAGAGCATCCTTGACTAGTTTCCAACAATAATTCTGCGGATCAAATTCTTCACCCAGTACTTCCTCCCGTTTCATTCTCCTAGCTAGATTAATTTTTGCCTCTGGAATCTCTTCAAAAATGGGGTGATTAATAAAATACGACATTAGATTGTTGATTAAGTACCCATGTGACACAACAATTATAATATCcttgtttttgatataAGATTGTTTATCATAAGTTGCCAATAATTTCTGGAAATATTCCTTGCACCTTGCTTGGTATTCTTTGTAGGTTAGATTAGGCCCATTGTACTGACCCAAAGTCACTGTTGGTCTAAAATTCGAACAAGCgtttttgttcttcaacgttttcaaattgggcGTGTACATATTATAAGCATCATTCGAATCGACAAATGGTGGTTTATTTGCCATCTTATCATGGACCCATTCACTCAAAGCAAAATCTCCTAGTAACTGAAACCTCACCTTGTAATTGGGAAACTGTTCTGCAAACTTTGCCTTCAACTCGGTGATTAATATGTCCGCAGTTTGACAACATCTTAAATACGGACTGAAGTGGATATATACATTCTTCCGTAGTGATGATTCTTTATCTTGAAATGCTTCAGTAGTAGAAGAAATGTCTTGAACAACCAGTTGTAATTGCGGTATAGCAGTTGTTGCTAATGAAGGGTCATATGCGTGGTATTCTTCTATTATTGGCTTAGCTTGTGGGTCTCTTTGTAAAGCATGGTCTATTCGCTCCCCGTGACGTAGAAAGTACAACTCTGTCATAATAGGGATTTAAGCTAAAAGGCTTTGTTGCATTGGGGCTAAGCAAAACGGAAGCTCTAACTGTGCTGTCCCAGTAAAGTGTTCGAGGTGGTTGTAAGATTTGCTTTTTGCGGGTGTTGTCTTAAAGATCTAGATTGATAATAATATTCTCCGGTCCCTTGGCGGTGATCTGGTAGAATCTGCTGGTGGTAGAATGTGTCTGTTGAAGTAGTCCTGGTCCCGGttcagttgttgaagatacGCCTTCTTGTCGGATTAACACGGTAGTGAATGAAGTTTTGTATTGTGTatgttgatttttattTGCTTTCGAAATCTTTCCCAAAAGATTGAACAATAGTAATATTGACACAAATAGATACAACTACTAATAACAATACGTCGAACAGAAGTAACCAGACTCAATCATAACAACCATAAGCTACTACTATTCTTATTACTACAGTCTAGACTATACATCTTTTAGATTCTTCAGCCATAACAAAAACATTTTATGGTAAAACCTAATCATGTGATGGTCggttgaaaaaaaaaaaaaatcattCAGTATGTGCATCATTTTCAAGGATCAATCTCATCCATCCGAAATATTAC is from Candida orthopsilosis Co 90-125, chromosome 1 draft sequence and encodes:
- a CDS encoding Glt1 glutamate synthase, whose amino-acid sequence is MRVTTSSSSYLPQQEFSETNIYQYDEVPENKSWASSLPVAKGLYNPEYEKDACGVGFTCHLKGSPSHKIVSDAKNLLCNMTHRGGELNPKDGDGAGLLSSIPHKFLKREFQYHCNVRLPRKGQYGVGNLFFKKDDAVFDKSKNTFENIADSLNLKVLGWRKVPHDSSILGPASLSREPYILQPAVVMKEILDLDVDEEEFAAKYQQDFEKRLFILRKQSSHTIGLHNWFYICSLSSKTIVYKGQLAPNQVYAYYHDLVNAEYESHFALVHSRFSTNTFPSWDRAQPLRLAAHNGEINTLRGNKNWMRAKEGVMKSKLFGEEMDKLFPIIEEGGSDSAAFDNVLELLVVNGVVSLPEAVMMMIPEAWQNDEYIDPKKKAFYEWAACLMEPWDGPALFTFADDRYCGANLDRNGLRPCRYYVTDDDRMICASEVGVISIEPEKVLQKGRLQPGRMLLVDTKEGRIVDDRELKNNVASRFDFKSWVLANMISLKDLTEKFESRNINLNTKPIDTELTIQTDPRLVASGYSHEQVLFVLAPMAEGNEALGSMGNDNALACISEQPKLLYEYFRQLFAQVTNPPIDPIREKIVMSLECYVGPQGNLLEMKPDQLNRLLLKSPILTNGELLALQNIEKVYPTWSVATIDITFEKSEGIQGYINTIDRICQAASKAIADDNQIIILSDVATGADRLPISALIAVGAVHHHLVRQKQRSKVALIIETQEAKEVHHACCLVGYGADGINPYLAMETLVRMKRQGLLKNDSLTEEKVIDNYKKSIDAGILKVMSKMGISTLASYKGAQIFEALGVDNSVIDRCFAGTASRIKGVTFEYIAQDAFTLHERGYPTRDTIKPIGLPETGEYHWRDGGDAHINDPAAIASLQDAVRNKNERAFDAYCKKENEAVRNCTLRGLLDFDFESSTSVPIDQVEPWTEIVRRFFTGAMSYGSISMESHSTLAVAMNRLGGKSNTGEGGEDAARSQINESGDTMRSAIKQVASGRFGVTSYYLADADELQIKMAQGAKPGEGGELPGHKVSAEIGKTRHSTPGVGLISPPPHHDIYSIEDLKQLLYDLKCSNPRARTSVKLVSEVGVGIVAAGVAKAGSENILISGGDGGTGAAKLTSIKYAGLPWELGLAESHQTLVLNDLRGRVVLQTDGQLRTGRDIAIACLLGAEEWGFATTPLIAMGCIYMRKCHTGACPVGIATQDPELRRKFEGTPEHVINFFYYMANDLRQFMARLGFRTVAEMVGRAEKLKVREDFRTTKNANIDLSPILTPAHTIRPGVATHCVRKQDHKLHIRVDNKLIDESELTLAKGLPVTIDCEVVNTDRSLGTTLSYRVSKTFGEQGLPHDTIHVNVTGSAGQSFGAFLASGVTLELEGDANDYIGKGLSGGRVIVYPPLESKFKAEDQIIAGNTAFFGATSGSAFIRGIAAERFAVRNSGAIIVTEGTGDHGCEYMSGGRVVVLGSTGRNFASGMCGGIAYVLDMAQDFSDKVNKANVELSSVTETDEIAFLRNLVEDHRHYTGSEVADRILNDFNRYLPRFVKVLPYDYKKVLEKEKKLAEEAKKKELTKFMKSIKEDPESDVTNGEAYKIKKGHVHRPSHKVNEPKVADVEDTIFDTEFEKKAPVKLDKVRGFMKYKRRNEKYRDAKSRTKDWNEMTSRLTKDELKYETARCMDCGVPFCTSDTGCPISNVIPKWNELVFNDRWYDALQRLMMTNNFPEFTGRICPAPCNGACVLGINEDPVNIKSVECAIIDYGFEQGWIKPQPPTHRTGKTVAVIGSGPAGLSCADQLNKAGHLVTVYERSDRPGGLLMYGIPNMKLDKGIVKRRTDLLAAEGIQFVCNTTIGEDITVPELQSNFDAVVFAVGSTIPRDLKIPGRELENINFAMQLLHKNTKALLDDELDEVRKQLEGKHVVVIGGGDTGNDCLGTSTRHGAKSVTNFELLPNPPSARPKDNPWPQWPRIFRVDYGHTEVSAHYGKDPREYSILSKEFVGEDGKVKGIKTVRVEWKRSDSGAWQMAEVPGSEEFFPADVVLLSMGFIGPDADNLEVQKTKRGTITTVNPNVYKVEDDSNLFAAGDCRRGQSLVVWGIQEGRQCGREVDEYLMGSTRLPGNGSIEQRSYKLLEELAENI